The DNA window GACGCAACTTCTTCTGGGGCCTGGTGTTCACCTCACCGGCGATCATCGGGCTGTTGTGGTTCACCGCCTACCCGGTGCTGGTGTCGCTGTACTACAGCTTCACCTCGGCCACGATGATGAAGCCCGCGGAGTGGCTCGGACTCGGCAACTACGAGTCGCTGGGGTCGGACTCCGCCTTCTGGAACTCACTCGGCAACACTCTCTACTACATCGTGGTGAGCGTGCCGCTCGGCATCGCGGTGGCGTTGTTCCTCGCCATCCTGCTCAACCTGAACGTCCGCGGGCAGTCGATCTACCGGGTGATCTTCTACCTCCCGGCGATCGTCCCGCTGGTCGCCTCCGCCGTGGTGTGGTTGTACGTCTTCAATCCGCAGTACGGCGTCCTCAACACCGTCCTCGGGTGGTTCGGCATCACCGGTCCGGGCTGGCTGGCCAGTCCGGAGTGGGCGATGCCCGCGCTGATCATCTTCAGTACCTGGGGCGCGGGCAACCTGATGATCATCCTGCTGGCGGGCCTGCAGGACGTGCCGCAGGACCTGCACGACCAGGCCAAGGTCGACGGCGCCGGGGTGTTCCGGCGCTTCCGGCACGTGAGCCTGCCGTTCCTCAGCCCGCACCTGTTGTTCGCACTGGTCACCGGCCTGATCGCGGGCTTCCAGTTCTTCACACCGGTGTTCGTGCTGACCAACGGCACCGGCGGCCCGGCGGGCAAGACCCTCGTGTCCGGGCTGTACCTGTACCAGAACGCGTTCCAGT is part of the Actinopolymorpha sp. NPDC004070 genome and encodes:
- a CDS encoding sugar ABC transporter permease encodes the protein MTATSAPSTRAGTRSSTRRSARTPQQRRNFFWGLVFTSPAIIGLLWFTAYPVLVSLYYSFTSATMMKPAEWLGLGNYESLGSDSAFWNSLGNTLYYIVVSVPLGIAVALFLAILLNLNVRGQSIYRVIFYLPAIVPLVASAVVWLYVFNPQYGVLNTVLGWFGITGPGWLASPEWAMPALIIFSTWGAGNLMIILLAGLQDVPQDLHDQAKVDGAGVFRRFRHVSLPFLSPHLLFALVTGLIAGFQFFTPVFVLTNGTGGPAGKTLVSGLYLYQNAFQFFKVGYASAIAWVLFIIVGLGTALVFRLVGRRVYYGGA